One stretch of Caldinitratiruptor microaerophilus DNA includes these proteins:
- the nth gene encoding endonuclease III, with the protein MQPDTEWILSTLAELYPNPRTALHFETPFQLLIATMLSAQCTDKRVNIITQRLFPRLGGPEDFLKLPQEALEDLIRDCGLYREKARNIRETCRLLLERHGGEVPARFEDLVRLPGVGRKTANVVLANAFGIPALAVDTHVFRVANRLGLARGRTPEEVERQLTARIPRDRWIPAHHWLIYHGRNVCHARSPRCEACPLRPECAHARAQAAGTGPAAWAGERVAGGSGAGARERT; encoded by the coding sequence ATGCAGCCGGACACCGAGTGGATCCTTTCCACCCTGGCCGAACTGTACCCGAACCCGCGCACGGCCCTGCACTTCGAGACGCCGTTTCAGCTCCTGATCGCGACGATGCTGTCGGCGCAGTGCACGGACAAGCGGGTGAACATCATCACGCAGCGGCTGTTCCCGCGTCTCGGGGGGCCCGAGGATTTCCTGAAGCTGCCCCAGGAGGCGCTCGAGGACCTCATCCGGGACTGCGGGCTCTACCGGGAAAAGGCGCGGAACATCCGGGAGACGTGCCGGCTCCTCCTCGAGCGCCACGGCGGCGAGGTGCCCGCGCGCTTCGAGGACCTGGTCCGCCTGCCCGGCGTGGGGCGGAAGACCGCGAACGTGGTGCTGGCGAACGCCTTCGGCATCCCGGCGCTGGCCGTCGACACGCACGTGTTCCGGGTCGCCAACCGCCTCGGCCTGGCCCGCGGGCGAACGCCCGAGGAGGTCGAGCGGCAGCTGACGGCCCGGATCCCCCGGGACAGGTGGATCCCGGCCCATCACTGGCTCATCTACCACGGGCGCAACGTCTGCCACGCCCGTTCGCCGCGCTGCGAGGCCTGCCCGCTCCGGCCGGAGTGCGCCCACGCACGGGCCCAGGCCGCCGGAACGGGGCCGGCGGCCTGGGCCGGAGAGAGGGTGGCAGGCGGATCGGGCGCCGGCGCACGGGAGCGGACCTAG
- a CDS encoding NADH-quinone oxidoreductase subunit A, with protein sequence MAISYAYLPIFTLIAAGFLGLMIGIPRVLGPYNPYGEKLETYECGELPFDDALINFNIRYYIFALTFFVFDMEAIFLYPWAVVFQGLGIFGLIEMFVFLAILGIGLLYAYKKQVLHWY encoded by the coding sequence ATGGCGATCAGCTACGCGTACTTGCCCATCTTCACGTTGATCGCGGCGGGGTTTCTCGGTCTGATGATCGGAATTCCCCGCGTGCTCGGCCCGTACAACCCTTACGGCGAGAAGCTCGAAACGTACGAGTGCGGCGAACTCCCGTTCGACGATGCCCTCATCAACTTTAACATCCGCTATTACATCTTCGCGTTGACGTTCTTCGTCTTCGACATGGAGGCCATCTTCCTGTATCCATGGGCCGTGGTGTTCCAGGGCCTGGGGATCTTCGGCCTCATCGAGATGTTCGTGTTCCTGGCCATTCTGGGCATCGGCCTCCTGTACGCCTACAAGAAGCAGGTTCTCCACTGGTATTGA
- a CDS encoding glutamate-1-semialdehyde 2,1-aminomutase — protein MGYPGPTSRSAELYERALRRIVGAVNSPARSYAAVGLPYPVFIARGQGAYLWDVDGNRYIDYLAAFAPGILGHAHPEIVETIARAAADGTLFGTPTPYEVELAERLQAAIPSLERVRLVSTGTEAVMSAVRVARAFTGRPKVVKFEGCYHGHSDFALIRAGSGPATLGQPDSAGIPESTAAEVIVVPYNDAAALEAALERWGDQVAAVLIEPIVGNMGIVLPEPGYLQAVRDLTHRHGALLIFDEVITAFRVTYGGAQNVLGVEPDLTTLGKAIGGGLPLGAYGGRADVMDRVAPLGPAYQAGTLAGNPLSVRVALKALDILGRPGVYEELDRKGRYLAEGVLAAARRHGFAAQVNRMASGFTLFFTDRPVRDYASASTASKELFARFFREMLGRGVLLAPSRFEAWFVQIPHSQADLDETLAAADAALAAMAADGLAG, from the coding sequence ATGGGCTATCCCGGACCGACCTCCCGCTCCGCCGAGCTGTACGAGCGGGCGCTGCGGCGCATCGTCGGGGCCGTCAACAGCCCGGCCCGGTCGTACGCAGCCGTGGGGCTGCCCTACCCGGTCTTCATCGCCCGGGGGCAGGGGGCGTACCTGTGGGACGTCGACGGGAACCGGTACATCGACTACCTGGCGGCGTTCGCCCCGGGCATCCTGGGGCACGCGCACCCGGAGATCGTGGAGACCATCGCCCGGGCGGCCGCCGACGGAACGCTCTTCGGCACCCCGACCCCCTACGAGGTGGAACTCGCCGAGCGGCTCCAGGCGGCGATCCCCTCCCTGGAGCGGGTGCGCCTCGTGTCCACGGGCACGGAGGCCGTCATGTCGGCCGTCCGGGTGGCACGGGCCTTCACCGGCCGGCCCAAGGTGGTGAAGTTCGAGGGCTGCTACCACGGCCACTCCGACTTCGCCCTCATCCGGGCCGGGTCCGGCCCCGCGACGCTGGGGCAGCCGGACAGCGCCGGCATCCCGGAGAGCACGGCGGCCGAGGTCATCGTGGTGCCGTACAACGACGCGGCCGCGCTCGAGGCCGCCCTCGAGCGGTGGGGCGACCAGGTGGCGGCCGTGCTGATCGAGCCCATCGTGGGCAACATGGGCATCGTGCTCCCGGAGCCGGGCTACCTCCAGGCGGTGCGTGACCTGACCCACCGCCACGGGGCGCTGCTCATCTTCGACGAGGTGATCACCGCCTTCCGGGTCACCTACGGCGGCGCCCAGAACGTGCTCGGCGTGGAGCCGGACCTGACGACGCTGGGAAAGGCGATCGGGGGCGGGCTGCCCCTCGGCGCGTACGGGGGGCGGGCCGACGTGATGGACCGCGTGGCGCCGCTCGGGCCGGCCTACCAGGCCGGCACCCTCGCCGGCAACCCCCTGAGCGTCCGGGTCGCCCTCAAGGCACTCGACATCCTCGGCCGGCCCGGGGTCTACGAAGAGCTGGACCGCAAGGGGCGCTACCTGGCCGAGGGGGTCCTGGCCGCCGCGCGCCGCCACGGCTTCGCCGCCCAGGTGAACCGGATGGCCTCCGGCTTCACGCTCTTCTTCACCGACCGGCCGGTGCGCGACTACGCGTCGGCCTCCACGGCCAGCAAGGAGCTGTTCGCCCGCTTCTTCCGGGAGATGCTGGGCCGTGGCGTCCTCCTGGCCCCGTCCCGGTTCGAGGCCTGGTTCGTCCAGATCCCCCACTCGCAGGCCGACCTCGACGAGACCCTCGCCGCCGCGGACGCGGCGCTCGCGGCCATGGCCGCAGACGGCCTGGCCGGCTGA
- a CDS encoding RNA recognition motif domain-containing protein has product MTKTLYVGNLPWATTEDDLVAAFSQYAQVISARIITDRETGRSRGFGFVEVAEADAENAIQALNGTLLGGRPITVNEAQPRRGGRF; this is encoded by the coding sequence ATGACCAAGACCCTGTATGTCGGCAACCTGCCCTGGGCCACGACCGAGGACGACTTGGTGGCTGCCTTCTCCCAGTATGCCCAGGTGATCTCCGCCCGGATCATCACCGACCGGGAGACCGGCCGCTCCCGCGGCTTCGGCTTCGTGGAGGTCGCCGAGGCCGACGCGGAGAACGCGATCCAGGCCCTGAACGGCACCCTCCTGGGCGGCCGTCCCATTACCGTGAACGAGGCTCAGCCCCGTCGGGGCGGGCGCTTCTGA
- a CDS encoding 2'-5' RNA ligase family protein — translation MAQRVYAYGIVVLPPPHVRREIAALRRRHPVLHASVPPHITVKAPFVLRSTGAWALERLEEICAAHEPFELELDGLDSFGTEVLYVRVAESEPLRRLHQDLVDGLAGYVETLRDRYEGKAYTPHLTVADHLTPEEFALARRELAGWHPRARFEVDAVHLLRGWNRWDVTRSIPLSCEL, via the coding sequence TTGGCCCAGCGTGTCTACGCGTACGGAATCGTCGTGTTGCCCCCGCCACACGTGCGGCGGGAGATCGCGGCGCTCCGGCGCCGCCACCCTGTCCTGCACGCCAGCGTGCCGCCCCACATCACCGTCAAGGCCCCGTTCGTCCTCCGCAGCACCGGCGCCTGGGCGCTCGAGCGCCTCGAAGAGATCTGCGCCGCCCACGAGCCCTTCGAACTGGAACTCGACGGGCTGGACAGCTTCGGAACCGAGGTCCTGTACGTACGGGTTGCCGAATCCGAACCGCTCCGGCGACTCCACCAGGATCTGGTCGACGGCCTGGCGGGGTACGTGGAAACCCTGCGGGACCGCTACGAGGGCAAGGCCTACACCCCTCACCTGACCGTCGCCGACCACCTCACGCCGGAGGAGTTCGCCCTCGCCCGCCGCGAGCTGGCCGGCTGGCACCCGCGCGCCCGCTTCGAGGTGGACGCCGTCCACCTCCTCCGCGGGTGGAACCGCTGGGACGTCACCCGCAGCATCCCATTGAGTTGTGAGTTGTGA
- a CDS encoding HAD family hydrolase yields the protein MVRAVLFDLDGTLFPVDTDAFIAGYMKRLAEFSAHLVAPETFTEALWESTMAMIRNTDPALTNEEVFWAHFSRRLGRPREELEPHFLRFYRQEYPRLRPADLDRAPASRAAVEAATRRGCAIVLATNPLFPAEAIRERMRWAGVLDYPWAVVTTIENMHACKPRLEYYEEVLGRLGLRPEECVMVGNDVEEDGVAARLGMPVYIATDFLIDRRGTGPPADSGPLAAFPGWLENRFGA from the coding sequence GTGGTCCGGGCCGTGCTGTTCGACCTCGACGGCACCCTCTTCCCCGTCGACACGGATGCGTTCATCGCGGGCTACATGAAGCGGCTGGCCGAGTTCTCGGCCCACCTGGTGGCCCCGGAGACGTTCACCGAGGCGCTCTGGGAGTCGACCATGGCGATGATCCGGAACACCGACCCCGCCCTCACCAACGAGGAAGTGTTCTGGGCCCACTTCTCCCGGCGGCTCGGCCGGCCGAGGGAAGAGCTCGAGCCACACTTCCTGCGGTTCTACCGTCAGGAGTATCCGCGGCTCCGGCCGGCCGACCTCGACCGTGCGCCGGCGTCCCGGGCCGCCGTGGAGGCGGCGACTCGGCGCGGGTGCGCCATCGTGCTGGCCACCAACCCCCTCTTCCCGGCGGAGGCCATCCGGGAGCGCATGCGGTGGGCCGGTGTCCTGGACTACCCCTGGGCCGTGGTGACGACCATCGAGAACATGCACGCCTGCAAGCCCAGGCTGGAGTACTACGAGGAGGTTCTGGGTCGCCTTGGCCTCCGGCCGGAGGAGTGCGTGATGGTCGGCAACGACGTCGAGGAGGACGGGGTGGCGGCCCGGCTCGGCATGCCCGTCTACATCGCCACCGACTTCCTCATCGACCGGCGGGGCACGGGGCCGCCTGCCGACAGCGGCCCGCTGGCCGCCTTCCCCGGGTGGCTCGAGAACCGGTTCGGGGCGTGA
- a CDS encoding alpha/beta hydrolase has protein sequence MPVARMDEGSFGGRGGIRLFFRRWRPEPEGGGAPVVIAHGLAEHSGRYERLGSFLAGRGVPVWAFDHRGHGRSDGPRVHVDRFDDYLEDLDRFLDRVQADAGQTPVLLGHSMGGLIALSYALARPQRLAGLVLSSPWLRTRVPISTFRRAVARVLSGVWPRFRFPIADQGAGISRDTEVVRQYREDPLVARSVTARWFVSCEQEQARVMERAGALEVPVLFLVAGSDTLVWPEATRAVYEAARGPKEWHLYEDRYHEVFNDPGYEEVMETLWRWLVARGLAQPPGV, from the coding sequence GTGCCGGTTGCCCGGATGGATGAGGGGTCTTTCGGGGGCCGGGGGGGTATCCGGCTCTTCTTCCGCCGCTGGCGCCCCGAGCCGGAGGGCGGCGGGGCCCCTGTCGTCATCGCCCACGGTCTGGCGGAGCACTCCGGCCGGTACGAGCGGCTGGGCAGTTTCCTGGCCGGTCGCGGCGTGCCGGTCTGGGCGTTCGACCACCGGGGACACGGCCGGTCCGACGGCCCGCGGGTGCACGTGGACCGCTTCGACGACTACCTCGAGGACCTGGACCGGTTCCTCGACCGGGTCCAGGCCGACGCTGGGCAGACGCCCGTCCTCCTGGGCCACAGCATGGGCGGGCTGATCGCGCTCAGCTACGCGCTGGCGCGGCCGCAGCGGCTTGCCGGCCTGGTCCTGTCCTCGCCGTGGCTGAGGACCCGCGTGCCCATCTCCACCTTCCGCCGGGCCGTCGCCCGGGTGCTGAGCGGGGTGTGGCCCCGGTTCCGGTTTCCGATCGCCGACCAGGGTGCAGGGATCTCCCGGGACACGGAGGTGGTCCGGCAGTACCGGGAAGACCCCCTCGTGGCCCGGTCGGTCACCGCGCGCTGGTTCGTATCCTGTGAGCAGGAGCAGGCCCGGGTGATGGAGCGGGCCGGAGCCCTGGAGGTGCCCGTGCTCTTCCTGGTGGCCGGCAGCGACACCCTCGTGTGGCCTGAGGCGACCCGGGCCGTGTACGAGGCGGCCCGGGGGCCGAAGGAGTGGCACCTTTACGAGGACCGTTACCACGAGGTGTTCAACGACCCCGGATACGAGGAGGTCATGGAGACGCTCTGGCGCTGGCTGGTCGCGCGGGGGCTGGCCCAGCCGCCGGGCGTGTAG
- a CDS encoding B3/B4 domain-containing protein gives MFFRLHPDVLRRFPGLYVGFVVVVGARNGASPDAARLLAEAVEVLRRELGEVSSVREHPRIAVWRGAMQEAGINPNRFPNSIEALASRVAKGGSPPSINAAVDLANAAALRHVVPVGCHDLGAMSGDLEVRPSRQGDVFTPMGAQEAEPVDPGEIVYADAAEVRTRRWIWRQGERAKATPASTWLFFPVDGLSPVSREAAERARDWLAEQAPRILGGRVHVGWVDRHRPEAPLPGDR, from the coding sequence GTGTTCTTCCGGCTGCACCCGGACGTCTTGCGGCGGTTTCCGGGGCTCTACGTGGGGTTCGTGGTGGTGGTAGGCGCCCGAAACGGCGCCAGCCCCGATGCCGCGCGACTCCTGGCGGAGGCGGTGGAGGTGTTGCGCCGCGAGCTGGGGGAGGTGTCGTCGGTGCGGGAGCATCCCCGCATCGCTGTGTGGCGGGGGGCGATGCAGGAGGCGGGCATCAACCCGAACCGTTTCCCGAACTCGATCGAAGCCCTGGCCTCCCGGGTGGCGAAGGGAGGCAGCCCGCCCTCGATCAACGCCGCCGTGGACCTGGCGAATGCTGCGGCGCTCCGGCACGTGGTGCCGGTCGGCTGCCACGACCTGGGGGCCATGAGCGGCGACCTGGAGGTCCGCCCCAGCCGGCAGGGGGACGTGTTCACCCCGATGGGGGCGCAGGAGGCCGAGCCCGTCGACCCGGGGGAGATCGTGTACGCCGACGCCGCCGAGGTGCGCACCCGCCGCTGGATCTGGCGCCAGGGAGAGCGGGCCAAGGCGACGCCGGCCAGCACCTGGCTGTTCTTCCCGGTCGACGGCCTCTCCCCGGTCTCGCGAGAGGCGGCGGAGCGGGCCCGTGACTGGCTGGCGGAGCAGGCTCCACGCATCCTGGGCGGCCGGGTCCACGTAGGCTGGGTCGACCGGCACCGGCCCGAGGCGCCGCTGCCCGGGGACCGATGA
- a CDS encoding NADH-quinone oxidoreductase subunit C has translation MEPVNVQADLDLLAERFPGVTVAAIPAGGYEVKCSLENYLDVVRFLRERGFNYGSCITAIDWQDRLELVAQIYKLHPDYLGSPVVEVKVDGLPRQGAVVPSITPLYPGLNWHERETYDMYGIRFDGHPDLRRILLPDNWQGGHPLLKDFVDRRPQRPRLVRQRV, from the coding sequence GTGGAGCCGGTGAACGTCCAGGCCGACCTGGATCTCCTGGCGGAGCGCTTCCCCGGCGTGACCGTGGCAGCGATTCCGGCGGGCGGGTACGAGGTCAAGTGCTCGCTGGAGAACTACCTGGACGTGGTGCGCTTCCTCAGGGAGCGAGGGTTCAACTACGGGTCGTGCATCACGGCCATCGACTGGCAGGACCGCCTCGAGCTGGTGGCCCAGATCTACAAGCTGCACCCCGACTACCTCGGTTCCCCGGTGGTGGAGGTCAAGGTGGACGGCCTTCCGCGCCAGGGGGCAGTCGTGCCGTCGATCACGCCCCTCTACCCGGGCCTCAACTGGCACGAGCGGGAGACGTACGACATGTACGGCATCCGCTTCGACGGCCACCCGGACCTGCGGCGGATCCTCCTCCCCGACAACTGGCAGGGCGGTCACCCGCTGCTGAAGGACTTCGTGGACCGGCGGCCGCAGCGGCCGCGGCTTGTCCGCCAGCGCGTCTAG
- a CDS encoding NADH-quinone oxidoreductase subunit D yields the protein MEQTKELLINMGPQHPSTHGVLRILVKLDGETMTWAQPDIGYLHRCFEKLSENKMYPQVIPYTDRTDYLSAITNEHAYVLAVEKLLGIQPPERAEYIRVLMAEFQRICSHLLGLGSMALDLGAVSAFLYAWRDREKMYSIFERITGGRMLYNYFRIGGVRNDLPEGIIGTPQDGRDKADKTFWGFINYLDSYVIPEWDVLLTGNRIFQWRTQGVAPLSSQDAIAYGASGPVLRASGVKWDLRKNVPYSIYDRFEFDIPVGKENGDCFDRWWVRVEEMRQSSRIVKQALQWLAENPGEVMVPKLQRYPKPPPGEVYVRVEGSRGEVGVHLVSDGTQKPYKVKWRSPAFTHLQLIPLLAPGFKVADMIAIIGSLDIVLGEVDR from the coding sequence ATGGAGCAAACGAAAGAGCTCTTGATCAACATGGGACCCCAGCACCCGTCCACCCACGGGGTGCTGCGGATCCTGGTCAAGCTCGACGGGGAGACCATGACCTGGGCGCAGCCCGACATCGGGTATCTGCACCGGTGCTTCGAGAAGCTCTCGGAGAACAAGATGTATCCCCAGGTCATCCCCTACACCGACCGCACCGACTACCTCTCGGCCATCACCAACGAGCACGCGTACGTGCTGGCCGTGGAGAAGCTCCTGGGGATCCAGCCGCCGGAGCGCGCGGAGTACATCCGGGTGCTCATGGCCGAGTTCCAGCGCATCTGCTCCCACCTGCTGGGCCTGGGTTCCATGGCGCTCGACCTGGGAGCGGTCTCCGCGTTCCTCTACGCCTGGCGGGACCGGGAGAAGATGTACTCCATCTTCGAGCGCATCACCGGCGGCCGGATGCTCTACAACTACTTCCGCATCGGCGGGGTGCGCAACGACCTGCCGGAGGGCATCATCGGCACCCCCCAGGACGGGCGTGACAAGGCGGACAAGACGTTCTGGGGCTTCATCAACTACCTCGACAGCTACGTGATCCCCGAGTGGGACGTGCTCCTCACCGGCAACCGCATCTTCCAGTGGCGCACGCAGGGCGTCGCCCCGCTCTCCAGCCAGGACGCCATCGCCTACGGCGCTTCAGGCCCGGTGCTGCGCGCCTCCGGCGTGAAGTGGGACCTGCGCAAGAACGTGCCCTACTCCATCTACGACCGCTTCGAGTTCGACATTCCGGTCGGCAAGGAGAACGGCGACTGCTTCGACCGCTGGTGGGTGCGGGTCGAGGAGATGCGCCAGTCCTCGCGGATCGTCAAGCAGGCCCTCCAGTGGCTGGCGGAGAACCCGGGCGAGGTCATGGTGCCCAAGCTCCAGCGCTATCCCAAGCCCCCGCCGGGCGAGGTCTACGTGCGGGTCGAGGGCTCCCGGGGCGAGGTGGGCGTGCACCTCGTCTCGGACGGGACCCAGAAGCCCTACAAGGTCAAGTGGCGTTCCCCGGCGTTCACCCACCTCCAGCTCATCCCGCTCCTGGCGCCCGGCTTCAAGGTTGCCGACATGATCGCCATCATCGGGTCGCTCGACATCGTGCTGGGGGAGGTGGACCGCTGA
- a CDS encoding 2-dehydropantoate 2-reductase: MRVAVMGAGAIGCYFGGRLAQAGHEVHLIARGEHLRALRERGLVVRSELGDIAAQLPATDDPAEVGPVDLVLFTVKSQDTDQAAQAARPLVGPDTVVLTLQNGVDNPDRIGAVLGPEHVLGGSCQIEAAIAEPGVVVHPSRLARVTLGELDGADSPRARRIRDAFAAAGVEVRLVDDIRRALWEKLGFLATMSAFTTVTGLPIGPLRACPETWALMQAMLREVWSVGRAAGVGLADDYPDRTAQFMNELPPTMKTSMQRDRERGRRLEVEAIHGPVVRLGRQHGVPVPVTETMYGLLKLYEPGAPPAASGV; encoded by the coding sequence GTGCGCGTGGCGGTGATGGGGGCCGGGGCCATCGGCTGCTACTTCGGCGGCCGGCTCGCCCAGGCAGGTCACGAAGTGCACCTCATCGCCCGGGGCGAGCACCTGCGGGCGCTCAGGGAGCGGGGGCTGGTGGTGCGAAGCGAGCTGGGGGACATCGCGGCGCAGCTGCCCGCCACCGACGACCCGGCCGAGGTGGGGCCGGTCGACCTCGTGTTGTTCACGGTGAAGTCCCAGGATACGGACCAGGCGGCTCAGGCCGCCCGGCCGCTCGTCGGCCCCGACACCGTGGTGCTCACCCTGCAGAACGGGGTTGACAACCCGGACCGCATCGGGGCGGTGCTGGGGCCGGAGCACGTGCTCGGCGGCTCGTGCCAGATCGAGGCGGCCATCGCCGAGCCCGGGGTCGTGGTGCACCCGTCCCGGCTCGCCAGGGTGACCCTCGGCGAACTCGACGGTGCCGACTCGCCCCGTGCCCGCCGGATCCGGGACGCCTTCGCCGCCGCCGGTGTGGAGGTGCGCCTGGTGGACGACATCCGCCGGGCGCTGTGGGAGAAGCTCGGGTTCCTGGCGACGATGAGCGCGTTCACCACGGTGACCGGCCTGCCGATCGGTCCGCTGCGCGCCTGTCCCGAGACGTGGGCCCTCATGCAGGCGATGCTGCGTGAGGTGTGGTCGGTGGGGCGGGCAGCGGGCGTGGGCCTGGCGGACGACTACCCCGACCGGACCGCGCAGTTCATGAACGAGCTGCCCCCGACCATGAAGACCTCCATGCAGCGAGACCGCGAGCGCGGGCGGCGGCTGGAGGTCGAGGCGATCCACGGCCCCGTGGTGCGCCTCGGCCGGCAGCACGGGGTGCCGGTTCCGGTGACCGAGACGATGTACGGCCTGCTCAAGCTTTACGAGCCGGGGGCGCCCCCGGCGGCCTCCGGGGTGTGA
- a CDS encoding YaaR family protein has protein sequence MARVRGATDRAGVTAGGAQAARAGRTPEGPAFATHLRAARGDRARAHLDILLAEVDAAAARLVEERTLANLKAYREAVRAFLAAAQEAAVTVQNEVEWDYREWQHRTVTVVRRVDAALEELAHQVMAREQDRLKLLERIGEIKGLLLDLRV, from the coding sequence ATGGCGCGGGTGCGGGGAGCGACGGATCGGGCAGGGGTGACGGCCGGCGGGGCGCAGGCTGCCCGGGCGGGGCGGACCCCGGAGGGACCGGCCTTCGCGACCCACCTGCGGGCGGCTCGGGGCGACCGGGCCCGGGCCCACCTGGACATCCTGCTGGCCGAAGTGGACGCCGCCGCCGCCCGTCTGGTCGAGGAGCGCACCCTCGCCAACCTGAAGGCGTACCGGGAGGCGGTGCGGGCCTTCCTGGCCGCAGCCCAGGAGGCGGCGGTGACCGTCCAGAACGAGGTGGAGTGGGACTACCGCGAGTGGCAGCACCGCACGGTCACGGTGGTCCGCCGGGTGGACGCCGCCCTGGAGGAGCTGGCGCACCAGGTCATGGCCCGGGAGCAGGATCGCCTCAAGCTCCTGGAGCGAATCGGGGAGATCAAGGGGCTGCTCCTGGACCTGCGGGTCTGA
- the dat gene encoding D-amino-acid transaminase, which produces MSGEVFLNGQYVPYAEARIPVEDRGFLFGDGVYEVVKIYRGRPFRLREHLARLQRSAREILLELPDVDWEGVVDRLVRGGGLADRDATVYIEVSRGSGPRAHHFPPAGTPPTVLALAREFPGVPPEYRERGAAAITHPDLRWARCDIKSVNLLPNVLAKEKAVRAGAYEAILVRDGVAIEGSSSNFFAVLDGAVVTHPEGPHILSGITRAVVLGLARDLGYRVVEAPIRVSDLGRASELFVTSTTAEVMPIVSVDGNPVGAGRPGPVAASLLEAFMRLV; this is translated from the coding sequence TTGAGCGGCGAGGTGTTCCTGAACGGACAGTACGTCCCGTACGCAGAGGCGCGCATCCCGGTGGAGGACCGGGGCTTCCTCTTCGGCGACGGTGTCTACGAGGTCGTCAAGATCTACCGGGGCCGGCCCTTCCGGCTCCGGGAGCACCTGGCGCGCCTTCAGCGCAGCGCCCGGGAGATCCTCCTGGAACTGCCGGACGTGGACTGGGAAGGCGTCGTCGACCGGCTGGTCCGGGGCGGCGGCCTGGCCGACCGGGACGCCACGGTCTACATCGAGGTCTCCCGGGGCAGCGGCCCCCGCGCCCACCACTTCCCCCCAGCCGGAACGCCGCCCACGGTGCTCGCCCTGGCGCGGGAATTCCCCGGCGTGCCGCCGGAGTACCGGGAGCGCGGCGCGGCTGCCATCACGCATCCCGACCTCCGCTGGGCGCGGTGCGACATCAAGAGCGTGAACCTGCTGCCCAACGTGCTTGCAAAGGAGAAGGCGGTGCGGGCGGGTGCCTACGAGGCCATCCTCGTCCGGGACGGGGTGGCCATCGAAGGGTCGAGCTCGAACTTCTTCGCTGTTCTGGACGGCGCCGTCGTGACGCACCCGGAGGGGCCCCACATCCTGAGCGGGATCACCCGGGCGGTGGTGCTCGGGCTTGCCCGCGACCTGGGGTACCGCGTCGTGGAGGCGCCCATCCGGGTCTCGGACCTCGGGCGGGCCAGCGAGCTGTTCGTCACCTCGACCACCGCCGAGGTCATGCCGATCGTGTCCGTCGACGGCAACCCGGTCGGCGCCGGCCGGCCGGGGCCCGTGGCCGCAAGCCTCCTGGAGGCGTTCATGCGCCTGGTCTAG
- a CDS encoding NADH-quinone oxidoreductase subunit B, which yields MEWLNQPVVESDVEVNQNVVVGKLPAVVRKVLQWGQGQSVWPLGFGIACCAIEMMAASASKFDIARFGSEAMRFSPRQADLMIVAGTVNEKMAVVVRRLYDQMAEPKFVIAMGACASNGGPYWDTYNVVDGVHKVVPVDVYVPGCPPRPEALLQALMEIQEMLKKGQRGLVTKELVANGA from the coding sequence CTGGAGTGGCTGAACCAGCCCGTCGTGGAGTCGGACGTAGAAGTCAACCAGAACGTGGTCGTCGGGAAGCTGCCGGCGGTCGTGCGCAAGGTGCTGCAATGGGGCCAGGGGCAGTCCGTCTGGCCGCTGGGGTTCGGCATCGCCTGCTGCGCCATCGAGATGATGGCCGCGTCCGCCTCCAAGTTCGACATCGCACGGTTCGGGTCGGAGGCCATGCGCTTCTCGCCCCGCCAGGCCGATCTCATGATCGTCGCCGGCACGGTGAACGAGAAGATGGCCGTGGTGGTCCGGCGCCTGTACGACCAGATGGCGGAGCCCAAGTTCGTGATCGCCATGGGCGCGTGCGCCTCGAACGGGGGTCCGTACTGGGACACGTACAACGTCGTCGACGGCGTTCACAAGGTGGTACCGGTGGACGTGTACGTCCCCGGCTGCCCGCCCCGCCCGGAGGCGCTGCTGCAGGCCCTCATGGAGATCCAGGAGATGCTCAAGAAAGGCCAGCGGGGGCTGGTCACCAAGGAACTCGTCGCGAACGGCGCATGA